The DNA segment ACCGAAGACGCGATCATCTTCATCTTTTCCATCCGTTTCAGACGATCGTTCTCCTGCCGCCGGGCGAATTCGGTTACGGCGAGGCGGCCGGAATATTCCAGCAACACCGCCTCCGTGGCCTGCCCTTTCCTCTCCAGCTCTGCACCGGCGTCGATCTTCCTGGACAATGCCTTGAAAACCCACAGGTAAAGGAAGGGGGAACTGATGACTGTGAGGATCGCCGAGTCCAGGACGAATTCGCCTATCCCGGGGGGGATGGCGGCAACGTGCAGTATGGCCATGGTGACGAGCTCCGCCAGCCCGACGATGGCGAGAACCCTCAGGAAAAAGCGGCAGATTCCGTACTTGCCCGTTGCGGGACCGCAGATTTCGGCAGCGTCCGTCGCGGGCATGGATATCCCCTGGCGTACCTCCATAATGCGTGTATTGTCGGTACCAATTACCGAAAACTTAAGGAGAAGGCTTCTCCACGACGAGGCGGTCCACCATGATGAACCGGTAATTGGATCCCAAATGGTCGAACGTGCCGTAAACGGTCAGCCGGTCCCCTTTTCTCAAGGTGCCGAATTGCGCTGCATCCGGGTGATCCTTCTTGATGTACATCCGGACGACGCAGAGCGGTCCGACGGCGAAGCAGTAATAATCCCGCACATTGATGTTCTTTTTATGGAGATCGACGCAGAAATCGCTTCCGCAGAATTGATAGGTGTCGGTTACCCGGACTTTCCTGCCCGCGAAGGCCTCCGGCTTCTTTCCAAGCTCCACCTGTGTTGCCGGCAGGTACTCCCCGGTATGGAACTCATCCGCGCCAAGGCAGGTGACTGCAAGCAGCATGGCGAAACATGCGAGACAAAAAATCCTTCTCATGGGGATCTCCTCCTCCTTTCACTTGAGCACGAAGTCGACCCTGCTGTCTTTCAATTTTTCCTTCTTCTCCGGGGAAAGCGCTTTCGGCTCCACGAGAAACATTCTTTCCGGCGCAACCCTCCCGCCCTTCAACAGCGCATCCCTCACCCGCCGTGCGCGCCTCATTGCAAGCTGCCGCAGGTCGTCATCGGTGATACGGATATTCGTGAGCATCAGCTTCTCCATCTCGGAAGCCGGCAGGTCCTTGGCCATCCCGATGATATTGCGGGGCTTCGGAAATTTCTCTTTCCTGTAGGCCAGCTCAAGGTATCTCGGGTATTCCGCCTCTCCCACCGTGACGTTGTCGAGGGAAGATGGAGGCGTACCCGTTTTCGCCAGCTCCGCCGACTTCTGCGCCTTTACTTTCCTGTCGAACACTGTCCGTAGAAGTCCGTCCCGGTCCCTGCCGGCGTCCACGTGGCCCGCGATCTCGAGTTTCAGCCCCGGCCGGTCGTACAGGACCTTCTCCAGGACGTTCACGCGTTCCGCCATCGAAGCGTTCATGTCCGACCTTCCGTACTCGAATTCCAGGTGGCTCAGCTCCTCTCCCCCTCCGAAGATCGCTCCCAGAAGCGAGAACGGGGAGGTGGCGGCCTTCGCCAGGAGGTTCAGGACTATCTTGAGGATGATGCTCCCGACGCTGAACTTCGGGTCGTCGAGGGAGCCGTTGACCGGTATATCGAGGTTGATCTCTCCGCGCCGGTCCTTGAGGAGCGCGACTGCAAGCTTCACGGGTAGCTTCGTGGAGTCGGGACTGTCCACCGCGCTCCCGAATGTGAACTGGTCCAGGAAAACATGGTTGCTCGCGTCCAGCGTCCTTTTCGTGATGAGATATTTAAGCGCCAGCGTAAGCTTCCCCTTCTCTATCGCATACCCGGCGTATTTACCGGAGTACGGGGTCAGCGGGCTCAGCTCGATGTCCTTGAAATCGGCCTTGAGGTCCACGAAAAGATCGTCCCTGAGCGGGTTGATCTTGCCCGTGATCTGCAGCGGTGCATGGTTCTCCAGATTTCCCCGGAGATCCACGTCGGCGAACTTGTTCTCCTCGGAAGAAAGGCCGGAAATCCTTCCCCCCATTTCGCCGAGACGGGCGATGTAGTTCGGCTTGACGAACCTGTCGGAGAAGCGAACTGTCCCGCCCTGCACGGTGACCGTACCGATCCGGACGTGGGGCGGCTTCGCCGGTTCAGGCGCACCGGGCGTCGCAGGGACCGCCGCCTTGTACGTTCCCGCGCCGGTCGCGCCCGGAGCCGCGGTCTTCGTCCCGGAGACGAAAGCCTCCAGGACGTTCAGCGTGCCGTCCGGATTCACGGCGATGCGCGAATAGAAATCGGCGAGGGCGATCTCGTCTATCTCCACGCGCAAAGGGCGGGTCCGCGCGTTGATCCCGCCCAGGTGAAGGGATTTCCACTTCAGGAAATCCTCCGACGTCGACTTGTCCGCGGTCGCAAGATCCGTGAGGGACGCCTCTCCCCTGTAAGCAATCGCGATCGCCTTGTCGGGCGCGGATACCAGGGCAAGCGTTCCCCTGGCGGAAACGTTCCCGCCGCTAACGACGATCCTCACCTTTTCGGTGAAATACGGCTGGAACGGGACGATGCCGATCCCTCTCGCATCGACTTGAAGGTTGGCGGAGAAGGGATTCAACCCGACGGGTCCGGCCGCCGCGAACGTTCCCGCACGGTTCAATACGACTTGCAGCGATGCCTTTCCCATGACGCCTTTCCCGGTGGAAAGATTTTCGGCAGTTAAGGCTATCGGTTCGGCGTAAAGGACCGCAGGCGGCGATACCGTCCTGTCCTCCACCTTCACGGAATACCGTTCCACGGCGGCCTTCCCGATCGTTACGAGCCATTCAGGCGGTGCTTCCGCCTTATCCTTTGCCGGGCGGGGGTCCCTCCCATGTGCGGCAGGCGCAGGAGCGGGCGACAGCGCTTCCATGTTCGACGAACCGTCCGGATCGCGTTCCACGCGGATTACCCCGCCGCGGGTCGTAATCTCTCCTATCGCAAGCGTCCGCTTTCCCAGGTCGGCGTCGGCGGACTTTACGGTTATTGCGGGGATTTTCAGGAAATCGTCGCTCTCTCCCCGCGTCCTCAATTTCAGGGTGCCCAAAGACGCGGAAATGCCGGTAAGCGTCGCCCCGTCATCGTCCATTCCCCTCGCGTAGCGGCAGCGAAACGATAAATCGATCGAATCGAGCGTGGCGCGAAACGGCCTCTTCGGCAATTCGTCCGCGAACCCGACCTTCCCGCCTTCCAGCCGGATTTCCGCGATCTCGATAAGCAGCGGAGCGCCCGCATCCCCTTCCTTTACGGTTTCCTCCGCCTTCTCCGCCGTTTTCACCGTACCTTCCGTCATTTCCTGCGGCTCCAGGAGCGACACGAGGTTCAAGGCGCCGCTCCGCTCCCTCTCCAATTGAAGTTCCGGAGACCGGAACAGCACGCTATCGAGGCTCGCTTTTCGCCCGAATACGTCGGAAGCCGCGACGGAGACTTTCAGAAGCGGCATCCGCAGGACCGCTTTTCCCTTGGCGTCCTCGATTTTCAGGTCCCTCAACGCCGCCTTTCCCGTAAACGACAGTACGGGCGGCTTGTCCTTGTGCTCCCGGAAGGAAAGATCGGCATCGGCATCGAGGAAAGCCGACGCCACCCTGAATTTCCATTTCACCGGCAGGTATTCAAGATAGTGCGGGATGTTCAAATTCCGGAAGTTCACGTCGAAGGCGGTCTCGCGCGTCCCGCTGAACGGCTTGGTCTTCCCGCGGAGATCGACCGGAGTCCCGTTTACCTTCGCGAGGAAAACGGGCTGGACATAGACATCGACGTAATAAGGAAGGTTCGAGAAAAACGGCACGGCAATGCGGATGTCCCTTATCGCGTGGCGCGTCCGCTTCGGGCGGTCGTCGAAGTCCACGATTCCGCCGACGACCTGTATGTTGTTCAGCGAATAACGGAGAGGCTTCGATACGGTGGAGGGTTTCGAAACGAACTCATCGAGGAGATCGGAGAAGTTGTACGAAAGGTCATCCTTTCGGATCACGGTAACGCTCGGGGCCGTGATGACGATGTCCCGCAAAACCGGACCCCCGCGGAAAATCGATGAGGCCTCGAAATTCAGGTAGAGCTCTTCAAATGAGAGGAAAGGTCCGGCGCCCCCGCGCTCCTTCATCGAGAACCCGGTCACTTTCACGGCGAGCGTGAACGGATTGAATTGGATCTCCCCGATCGACGTTTCGCGGTGGAGTTTTTCGGAAAGCTGACGGGTGAGAACGGACTTCAGGACCCGTGGCAGGATGAGAAATCCTGCAACGACGATGACGGTCGAACAGACCGCAAACCATGGGAGGAGTTTGCGGAAGAACGGCCTGCCCGCCAGCGTCTTGACGTTCATCCGGCGTTCTCCTCCCCGTCAAAGCTTCGACTTGATCGCCGGATGGCACTCCTTGCAGGAACCTTTTACCTTCTTGTTGTCCTCGGCATGGCAATTCCTGCACTTCAGATGCATCGCTTCCCGGAATGGAGGGGTGTCCTTGTCTCCCTTCGCAGAATGGCAGTCGGAGCACTTCTCCTCGTCCCCGGGCTTGCTCATATGATGGCATGCCTGGCAGTTCCCGATCCTTTTGGCGTGCCCCTTGTGGTCGAACGACACCGGTCTTTTGGCATAGACCTTAAGCTCGATCCTCCCCGGCGGCTCCCCCCCGCCGGCGGTTCCCGCGGCGAACGCCGCCGCCAG comes from the Deltaproteobacteria bacterium genome and includes:
- a CDS encoding DUF748 domain-containing protein, giving the protein MNVKTLAGRPFFRKLLPWFAVCSTVIVVAGFLILPRVLKSVLTRQLSEKLHRETSIGEIQFNPFTLAVKVTGFSMKERGGAGPFLSFEELYLNFEASSIFRGGPVLRDIVITAPSVTVIRKDDLSYNFSDLLDEFVSKPSTVSKPLRYSLNNIQVVGGIVDFDDRPKRTRHAIRDIRIAVPFFSNLPYYVDVYVQPVFLAKVNGTPVDLRGKTKPFSGTRETAFDVNFRNLNIPHYLEYLPVKWKFRVASAFLDADADLSFREHKDKPPVLSFTGKAALRDLKIEDAKGKAVLRMPLLKVSVAASDVFGRKASLDSVLFRSPELQLERERSGALNLVSLLEPQEMTEGTVKTAEKAEETVKEGDAGAPLLIEIAEIRLEGGKVGFADELPKRPFRATLDSIDLSFRCRYARGMDDDGATLTGISASLGTLKLRTRGESDDFLKIPAITVKSADADLGKRTLAIGEITTRGGVIRVERDPDGSSNMEALSPAPAPAAHGRDPRPAKDKAEAPPEWLVTIGKAAVERYSVKVEDRTVSPPAVLYAEPIALTAENLSTGKGVMGKASLQVVLNRAGTFAAAGPVGLNPFSANLQVDARGIGIVPFQPYFTEKVRIVVSGGNVSARGTLALVSAPDKAIAIAYRGEASLTDLATADKSTSEDFLKWKSLHLGGINARTRPLRVEIDEIALADFYSRIAVNPDGTLNVLEAFVSGTKTAAPGATGAGTYKAAVPATPGAPEPAKPPHVRIGTVTVQGGTVRFSDRFVKPNYIARLGEMGGRISGLSSEENKFADVDLRGNLENHAPLQITGKINPLRDDLFVDLKADFKDIELSPLTPYSGKYAGYAIEKGKLTLALKYLITKRTLDASNHVFLDQFTFGSAVDSPDSTKLPVKLAVALLKDRRGEINLDIPVNGSLDDPKFSVGSIILKIVLNLLAKAATSPFSLLGAIFGGGEELSHLEFEYGRSDMNASMAERVNVLEKVLYDRPGLKLEIAGHVDAGRDRDGLLRTVFDRKVKAQKSAELAKTGTPPSSLDNVTVGEAEYPRYLELAYRKEKFPKPRNIIGMAKDLPASEMEKLMLTNIRITDDDLRQLAMRRARRVRDALLKGGRVAPERMFLVEPKALSPEKKEKLKDSRVDFVLK
- a CDS encoding cytochrome c3 family protein, which translates into the protein MRRVAVIAAVVLAAAFAAGTAGGGEPPGRIELKVYAKRPVSFDHKGHAKRIGNCQACHHMSKPGDEEKCSDCHSAKGDKDTPPFREAMHLKCRNCHAEDNKKVKGSCKECHPAIKSKL